A part of Methanomassiliicoccales archaeon genomic DNA contains:
- a CDS encoding glycosyltransferase, giving the protein MSGSVLFKLGQFESKPWFIRSSMWSVRKVKPKALERRDENFILPREISKLSELRVASVLDDFSYLSFAPECQLLSLSAERWREEIEAFHPHMLFVESAWMGKEDSWKWKVSVVSPELIELVAWCKERKIPTVFWNKEDPKHFETFIRAAKFFDIVFTTDLDMIPEYRMRLGHSRVYLLPFATQPRLHNPIETYERKMGFCFAGSYYSQQIERNKTFAKFVNIVSRYGELEIFDRYMNTEDVRMSFPERYRRFIVGSLPPENIGRAYKGYMFGINMNSIKNSQTMFARRVFELLSSNTVTVGNYSKGVHNILGDLTVSTDDMEYLKARLDILTKDMEMRDMFRLAGLREVLSHHTYCHRLTTVVKKTFNVELDVAMPEIVVISRPKTLEELERVLDAFKRQTYDRKRLVLVGEKGPGNARDVTRNMDVSVDEIVSNAHGGVYLAFFDPRDLYGDEYLKDLALNAWWSNADGVGKSSCFLRNGAINRPHLEYREVEDLDWRCSIVKAREMKVEEIIKGLEEGGLVLKFKKNISIDRFNYCRDWDGLAPERFMDRPPFDRGAELAKIEEMVDSLNGRPFGFVAKSKKLAIYGFFPEQRNQARHGYLLNRPMCEKRLGRCPDIVKLNRSGQDRFYDVWGVDVCHLSEFSLSDVLMSRQHEEIDLHLFDPALWKCISDGMGGRPTTIFVYGPELPEAGAMDLAVAEGRSEMSSIEIWRRLLMDDRFNVKFASRYLVGQTEKLFGRFWDGKRHGLFSVPIDHELYFRGTLGNDPLKVICVKPYHGAKVNTTLLIDIIEKIRTEPGMENIVVTLLGDWSQEMVHLGPLIDGKKIVQRKEGDDVREKGEVFRKNGIIMMPLIKDMNGSTIREAMACGLVPILNDVGCINEIVDRTCGWVVEPKAEAFVAAIKKLIENEELFHELSKNASNRIKMDQISIKG; this is encoded by the coding sequence TTGAGCGGCAGCGTCCTGTTCAAACTAGGACAGTTCGAGAGCAAGCCTTGGTTCATACGGTCCAGCATGTGGTCGGTGCGTAAAGTAAAGCCAAAGGCTTTGGAGAGACGGGACGAAAATTTCATCCTACCGAGAGAAATCTCTAAGCTTTCTGAACTAAGGGTGGCATCGGTCCTGGATGATTTTTCCTATCTTTCCTTCGCCCCAGAATGTCAACTTCTGTCCTTATCTGCAGAGAGGTGGAGGGAGGAGATCGAAGCGTTCCACCCTCACATGCTGTTCGTGGAATCGGCCTGGATGGGAAAAGAGGACTCCTGGAAATGGAAAGTCTCGGTGGTCAGCCCTGAGCTTATAGAGCTCGTCGCGTGGTGCAAGGAACGGAAGATCCCGACAGTGTTCTGGAATAAGGAGGACCCGAAGCATTTCGAGACGTTCATAAGGGCGGCAAAGTTCTTTGATATCGTTTTCACGACAGATCTGGACATGATCCCTGAGTACCGAATGAGGTTAGGTCATTCAAGGGTCTATCTGCTCCCGTTCGCAACTCAGCCAAGATTGCACAATCCCATTGAGACATATGAAAGAAAAATGGGATTCTGCTTCGCTGGCTCATACTATTCCCAACAGATCGAAAGGAACAAGACCTTTGCCAAGTTCGTGAACATCGTGTCCAGATACGGCGAATTGGAGATCTTCGACCGTTATATGAACACTGAGGATGTCAGAATGTCCTTCCCTGAAAGATATCGGAGGTTCATCGTCGGCTCCTTGCCTCCAGAGAATATTGGAAGGGCATACAAGGGTTACATGTTCGGCATCAACATGAACTCGATAAAGAACAGCCAAACGATGTTCGCACGAAGGGTGTTCGAGCTGCTGTCCTCCAACACTGTGACCGTTGGTAACTATTCAAAAGGTGTTCATAACATTTTAGGTGATCTGACGGTCAGCACCGATGATATGGAGTATCTCAAGGCTAGATTGGATATTCTTACAAAGGACATGGAGATGAGGGACATGTTCCGCCTGGCCGGTCTAAGGGAGGTCCTCAGCCATCACACCTATTGCCATAGATTGACTACCGTGGTAAAGAAGACCTTCAATGTTGAGCTGGACGTTGCCATGCCCGAGATAGTGGTCATCTCCAGGCCAAAGACCTTGGAAGAGCTCGAGCGGGTTCTCGACGCGTTCAAACGTCAAACGTATGATAGAAAGAGGTTGGTATTGGTGGGTGAGAAAGGCCCAGGTAATGCCAGGGACGTCACACGGAACATGGATGTGAGCGTTGATGAGATTGTCTCAAATGCTCATGGGGGCGTTTATTTAGCCTTTTTCGATCCTAGAGATCTTTATGGGGACGAATACCTGAAAGATCTCGCTCTTAATGCGTGGTGGAGCAATGCAGACGGGGTTGGAAAATCTTCGTGTTTTTTACGAAACGGGGCGATCAATAGACCGCATCTGGAATATCGCGAGGTGGAAGATCTCGATTGGAGATGTTCGATAGTAAAGGCCAGGGAAATGAAGGTAGAAGAAATAATCAAAGGACTTGAGGAGGGCGGTCTTGTTCTCAAATTTAAAAAGAACATCTCGATCGATAGGTTCAACTATTGCAGAGATTGGGATGGACTTGCCCCTGAAAGATTCATGGACCGCCCTCCATTCGACCGAGGTGCAGAACTTGCAAAGATCGAGGAGATGGTTGATTCATTGAACGGAAGGCCTTTTGGTTTTGTGGCAAAATCAAAAAAATTAGCTATTTATGGATTCTTCCCTGAGCAGAGAAATCAAGCGAGGCATGGATATCTATTGAACCGCCCAATGTGCGAAAAACGTTTAGGGCGATGTCCTGACATCGTCAAATTGAACAGGAGCGGTCAGGATAGGTTCTATGATGTTTGGGGGGTGGACGTCTGTCATTTAAGCGAGTTCTCGCTCAGTGATGTACTGATGTCCCGACAACATGAAGAGATCGACCTTCATCTCTTTGATCCCGCTCTGTGGAAATGCATATCGGATGGGATGGGAGGTCGGCCTACGACCATTTTCGTTTATGGTCCTGAGCTTCCAGAGGCCGGGGCCATGGATCTAGCCGTCGCCGAGGGACGGTCTGAGATGTCTTCGATCGAGATATGGAGGAGGCTCTTGATGGACGATAGGTTCAATGTCAAGTTCGCCTCAAGGTATCTGGTTGGCCAGACCGAGAAATTGTTTGGTCGTTTCTGGGATGGTAAGCGACATGGGCTTTTTTCCGTTCCTATCGATCATGAACTGTATTTCCGTGGTACCTTAGGAAACGACCCTTTAAAAGTGATCTGTGTGAAGCCGTATCATGGGGCCAAGGTAAACACGACATTGTTGATCGATATCATAGAAAAGATTAGGACAGAACCAGGTATGGAAAACATTGTGGTTACGCTCCTTGGAGATTGGTCTCAGGAGATGGTGCATCTTGGTCCCCTCATTGATGGAAAAAAGATCGTTCAGAGGAAAGAAGGGGATGATGTCAGGGAAAAAGGGGAGGTGTTCAGGAAGAACGGGATCATAATGATGCCACTTATAAAGGATATGAACGGCTCAACGATAAGGGAGGCGATGGCCTGCGGCCTTGTGCCCATATTGAACGATGTTGGATGCATAAATGAGATAGTTGACAGAACCTGTGGTTGGGTCGTTGAACCTAAAGCCGAGGCGTTCGTCGCTGCTATTAAAAAATTGATCGAGAACGAAGAGCTGTTTCATGAACTGTCCAAAAACGCGTCCAACAGGATTAAAATGGACCAAATTTCAATAAAAGGATAA
- a CDS encoding DMT family transporter, producing the protein MVWSETKEGAVGMTVLSSLMLGSSYVFIKMGVSEYDPYLLGALAMAIGTLACLVFMAYRRTLTIKMFRHREFWVAPVVNTGVVGFSYLGLTLTTASAGGLIIGSNVLFVALLSHLFFGERLSLRKASGLTLGFLGLVTITTRWDLKRLEGGELLGDALMLMSAVCIALVVVLSKGAMKKLTYDQWTLSLHMFLPFTLFALSMLVQDPHGVSDEMLPIAVFLGLVTTTVPTLLWTYALPKIGAVTTATVLMLESTFGVLLSVLILNEVLDAFVVAGALLTFVAIFFVANGDK; encoded by the coding sequence ATGGTCTGGTCAGAAACGAAGGAGGGGGCCGTCGGGATGACGGTGTTGTCGAGCCTCATGCTCGGCTCCTCCTACGTGTTCATCAAGATGGGGGTCTCCGAATACGACCCTTATCTCCTTGGCGCTTTGGCGATGGCGATCGGCACGCTCGCATGCCTGGTCTTCATGGCCTATCGCAGGACCCTTACGATCAAGATGTTCCGTCATCGGGAGTTCTGGGTCGCCCCGGTCGTCAACACCGGTGTAGTGGGGTTCTCTTACCTTGGCCTCACGCTGACGACCGCCTCTGCTGGTGGGCTTATAATTGGATCGAACGTTTTGTTCGTCGCGCTTTTGTCCCATCTGTTCTTCGGCGAAAGGCTGTCCCTTAGAAAGGCGTCCGGCCTTACCCTGGGCTTCCTCGGCCTCGTGACGATAACCACCAGATGGGACCTCAAAAGGCTCGAGGGCGGAGAGCTGTTGGGGGACGCATTGATGCTGATGAGCGCGGTGTGCATCGCGCTCGTGGTGGTCCTTTCGAAAGGAGCGATGAAGAAGCTCACATACGACCAATGGACGCTCTCGCTCCACATGTTCCTTCCGTTCACCCTCTTCGCGCTGTCCATGCTGGTGCAGGACCCGCATGGGGTGAGCGATGAGATGCTGCCGATAGCTGTGTTCCTTGGCCTGGTGACCACGACCGTCCCGACGCTGCTATGGACATACGCTCTCCCTAAGATAGGGGCAGTGACCACCGCGACCGTCCTAATGCTCGAGTCGACGTTCGGCGTGCTGCTGAGCGTCCTGATACTGAATGAGGTCTTGGACGCGTTCGTGGTTGCCGGGGCGCTGCTGACCTTCGTAGCGATATTCTTCGTGGCCAACGGAGATAAGTAG
- a CDS encoding C1 family peptidase, with protein sequence MHRRTISLLICMMMLMTLTPVTSAIGSNSTEVPVLITSGPDGMTADPGKAVPTGYRLATEDDISLIKLQLFGDGESNTSLTMDLMTGDRMFPTGLLIPTNDELDGMVGRLLLPNEGGHVLTEAFPTSFDLSIEPYFPQIRSQGSEGSCAAWAIIYYNFGYLEAVDNGWDDAYQGNNEHLLSPAWSYNKVVYNGYGSSLQDNALVAQRTGICTWAEMPYVNGDHISWGGETAWRGAPLHKISDQVYHPFSDSSTIESIKEALLSKHPVSIAIDATPINGAQPAFSDGNKILSSAEYSSTTTNHGVTIVGYDDSVTDDGDVGAFKIANSWGASWGENGYFWMTYAAIKEVGNKLQMTTLIDIEDNRPTDLAVWHFDPAPTREAKVKLSAIRVLDGLVMSTVEPFFDCGSSDRMPDFMVQDISELSPYIQDQRYRIDLSIGDGALDGSVSSFRLERCAIPYVNGKASMASGQSPGVPFLTPGHASVQLLGTEVSAPEALSYDGAFSFLGNAQWVGMRDVKGREHVMRSGDVGNGNYSSLIVLLHGPGTFTFDWAVSSEINVDRLSVNMDGMLKESITGASDWATRSIEVPSGFHHISFIYAKDATASANDDCGYLDNIYWNGGRVAVFDDFENSDLTWTFADMNPSSGEDSWNGSTLFRWSGSRSLWCSEDGMGTNGRPNHLNGYYDKEMDAVAVLALPDLSLFKEARMSFVYWADTGTTSLSDLAYVRALDHEGWSIIWTQPSPVTTGWTVVDLPLPVDVTQLELCFHSDDVAEAGTHKGVFIDALLMTVWEEEVPSPPVSSIDPLPSFWNRTSLNMSYTASAYSGKEVDHVQVFFRKGTSGNYSLYAPISNPSGNWTSGIVQVELEGLGLGEGLYQFYSLAYDSGGLVETAPYAPDASTTFDLGAPVTTLSHNGKDPPAWNPPGVRVTLSAGDAVSGVSAIYYKIDNGPWTSYSLPFFLTSHGQHVVRYYSVDRAGNSDVVRSVVLNIDSLDPVSTSTLTGEVGEDGWYIGPVVVNITSTDQGSGVYRIIYRIDDGPWTTYRGSFILDIEGKDTLYYRAQDLVGNIESEKCVMLSVDSAPPITRASIEGPGLIEDKMFNGPVMIALASEDARSGVSFIESSLDGGPWLTYSGAFVVSEEGAHELRYRATDGAGNVEDIKALAFMIDMTSPMVGMVVNGTSVNEGWYVGDIVIEMNAADALSGIKGLTYRVDGGDWKDADGSNATIFVSGEGGHTVEYMVVDLVGNALSSSIGGLNIDTIAPSITFGAVDGAVSNTTSLDLDVSVSDAGSGVSSVRYILDGGEEVLMPDGTVHLNGLTEGGHELVVVAEDAAGNVASASLTFIVDLPDPPLEEDDGPDEMVPIVIAALAGFAAVIAVLLVFRRK encoded by the coding sequence ATGCACCGAAGGACCATTTCCCTGCTCATCTGCATGATGATGCTGATGACACTGACCCCCGTGACGTCGGCCATAGGTTCCAATTCGACAGAGGTCCCGGTCCTAATTACTTCAGGGCCAGATGGAATGACGGCAGATCCAGGGAAGGCAGTGCCGACAGGCTACCGCCTTGCCACAGAGGACGACATCTCGCTGATCAAGCTGCAGCTCTTCGGAGACGGTGAGTCAAACACCTCACTAACGATGGACCTTATGACAGGGGATAGGATGTTCCCCACTGGCCTCCTCATTCCGACCAATGATGAGCTGGATGGGATGGTCGGAAGGCTGCTCCTGCCAAATGAGGGCGGCCATGTGCTGACGGAGGCCTTCCCAACTTCCTTCGACCTTTCCATCGAGCCTTACTTCCCCCAGATCAGGAGCCAGGGGAGCGAGGGGTCCTGCGCCGCCTGGGCGATCATCTATTATAACTTCGGTTACCTGGAGGCGGTGGACAACGGGTGGGACGATGCATATCAGGGTAACAACGAGCATCTTCTGAGCCCGGCATGGTCGTACAACAAGGTCGTTTACAACGGCTACGGCTCATCGCTGCAGGACAATGCCCTCGTGGCGCAGAGAACTGGCATATGCACCTGGGCGGAGATGCCCTATGTGAACGGGGACCATATCAGCTGGGGCGGCGAGACCGCCTGGAGGGGCGCCCCCTTGCATAAGATATCGGACCAGGTCTACCATCCGTTCTCGGACAGCTCGACCATCGAAAGCATCAAGGAAGCATTGCTGTCGAAGCATCCGGTCAGCATCGCTATCGACGCCACGCCCATCAACGGCGCGCAGCCCGCTTTCTCGGACGGAAACAAGATCTTGTCGTCCGCTGAGTACAGCTCGACGACGACGAACCATGGGGTCACCATCGTCGGCTATGACGATTCCGTGACGGACGATGGGGATGTCGGCGCCTTCAAGATAGCGAACTCTTGGGGGGCCTCCTGGGGGGAGAACGGATACTTCTGGATGACCTACGCCGCGATAAAGGAGGTAGGCAACAAGCTCCAGATGACGACCCTGATAGACATCGAGGATAACCGCCCGACGGACCTGGCCGTCTGGCACTTCGACCCTGCTCCGACGAGGGAGGCGAAGGTGAAGCTCTCTGCGATAAGGGTCTTAGACGGTCTGGTGATGAGCACGGTGGAGCCCTTCTTCGACTGTGGTTCTAGCGATAGAATGCCTGATTTTATGGTGCAGGACATCAGCGAGCTATCGCCATACATCCAGGACCAGAGATACAGGATAGACCTTTCTATCGGAGACGGGGCGCTTGACGGCAGTGTGTCGTCCTTCAGGCTGGAGAGGTGCGCTATACCATATGTCAATGGAAAGGCGTCGATGGCAAGCGGCCAGTCCCCTGGCGTTCCGTTCCTCACGCCCGGGCATGCCTCCGTGCAGCTCCTAGGGACCGAGGTAAGCGCCCCTGAGGCGCTGTCCTATGACGGGGCCTTCTCCTTCCTTGGCAACGCGCAATGGGTCGGGATGAGGGACGTCAAGGGACGGGAGCATGTCATGAGGAGCGGCGATGTCGGGAACGGCAATTATTCCTCGCTGATCGTCCTCCTGCACGGCCCCGGGACGTTCACCTTCGATTGGGCGGTCTCGTCCGAGATCAACGTCGACCGTCTTTCTGTCAACATGGATGGTATGCTTAAAGAGAGCATCACGGGAGCGAGCGATTGGGCCACAAGGTCGATCGAGGTGCCTTCGGGGTTCCATCACATATCCTTCATCTACGCCAAGGACGCGACGGCGAGCGCGAACGACGACTGCGGCTATCTCGACAATATTTACTGGAATGGAGGGAGGGTCGCGGTCTTTGACGATTTCGAGAATTCTGATCTCACCTGGACATTCGCTGACATGAACCCTTCCTCGGGCGAGGATTCGTGGAATGGGAGCACCCTCTTCCGCTGGTCTGGCTCAAGGTCGCTATGGTGCTCCGAGGACGGGATGGGGACTAACGGACGGCCTAACCATCTCAACGGATACTATGATAAGGAGATGGATGCGGTGGCGGTCCTCGCCCTGCCTGACCTTTCGCTCTTCAAGGAGGCGAGGATGTCCTTCGTGTATTGGGCGGACACCGGCACCACCTCGCTGTCGGACCTGGCCTACGTCAGGGCCCTGGATCATGAAGGTTGGTCCATCATATGGACGCAGCCCTCGCCCGTTACCACTGGGTGGACGGTGGTGGACCTCCCGCTCCCGGTCGATGTCACGCAGCTAGAGCTGTGCTTCCACAGCGATGATGTCGCAGAGGCAGGGACCCATAAGGGGGTGTTCATCGATGCCCTGCTGATGACCGTATGGGAGGAGGAGGTTCCGTCGCCCCCGGTGTCGTCCATCGACCCTCTGCCGAGCTTTTGGAACAGGACGTCGCTGAACATGAGCTACACCGCGAGCGCTTACAGCGGGAAGGAGGTGGACCATGTGCAGGTCTTCTTCAGAAAGGGAACATCGGGCAACTACTCGCTGTATGCCCCGATCTCCAACCCGTCCGGCAACTGGACCTCCGGTATAGTTCAGGTCGAGCTGGAGGGGCTCGGCCTCGGTGAGGGGTTGTATCAGTTCTACTCGTTGGCATATGACAGTGGTGGGCTTGTCGAGACAGCTCCTTATGCTCCAGATGCATCGACGACCTTCGACCTCGGGGCGCCAGTCACGACGCTGTCGCACAACGGCAAAGATCCCCCGGCCTGGAATCCCCCGGGCGTGAGGGTGACCTTGAGCGCTGGCGATGCCGTGAGCGGGGTGTCGGCCATATACTACAAGATCGACAATGGGCCATGGACCTCTTATTCCCTACCCTTCTTCCTGACGTCCCACGGTCAGCATGTCGTCCGATATTATTCGGTGGACAGGGCCGGCAACTCTGATGTTGTGCGGTCGGTCGTCCTGAACATAGACAGCCTCGACCCCGTCTCGACCAGCACCCTGACCGGTGAGGTGGGCGAGGACGGATGGTACATCGGGCCTGTGGTCGTCAATATCACCTCCACCGACCAGGGCAGCGGGGTGTATCGCATAATATACCGCATCGATGACGGTCCCTGGACCACCTACCGTGGCAGCTTCATTCTGGACATCGAGGGAAAGGATACGCTGTACTACAGGGCACAGGACCTTGTCGGCAACATCGAGTCCGAGAAATGCGTCATGCTGAGCGTAGACTCCGCCCCGCCCATCACGCGGGCATCGATAGAGGGCCCGGGCCTCATCGAAGACAAGATGTTCAACGGCCCGGTCATGATAGCGTTGGCATCGGAGGACGCCAGGAGCGGCGTGTCCTTCATAGAGTCCTCATTGGACGGGGGCCCGTGGCTCACATACTCTGGGGCCTTCGTGGTGAGCGAGGAAGGGGCCCATGAGCTCAGGTACAGGGCCACCGACGGGGCGGGCAACGTGGAGGATATCAAGGCCTTGGCTTTCATGATCGACATGACGTCACCGATGGTCGGAATGGTGGTCAATGGCACTTCTGTGAACGAGGGATGGTACGTCGGGGACATAGTGATAGAGATGAATGCCGCGGATGCCCTTTCTGGGATAAAGGGATTGACCTACAGGGTCGACGGCGGGGACTGGAAGGATGCGGATGGGAGCAATGCCACCATCTTCGTCTCGGGGGAAGGCGGGCATACGGTCGAGTACATGGTCGTCGACCTTGTCGGGAATGCGCTCTCGTCATCAATCGGGGGGCTGAATATAGACACCATCGCTCCTTCCATTACCTTCGGCGCGGTGGATGGGGCCGTATCGAACACCACGTCCCTGGACCTGGATGTCTCGGTCAGCGACGCGGGGAGCGGGGTGTCGTCGGTACGATATATATTAGATGGCGGAGAGGAGGTCCTGATGCCGGACGGGACCGTACATCTGAATGGTCTTACGGAGGGGGGCCATGAGCTCGTGGTGGTCGCGGAGGATGCTGCGGGCAATGTTGCAAGTGCGAGTCTGACCTTCATCGTGGACCTACCTGATCCTCCTCTCGAGGAGGATGATGGCCCAGATGAAATGGTGCCGATCGTGATCGCGGCCCTTGCGGGCTTTGCTGCCGTCATCGCCGTGTTATTGGTCTTCAGAAGGAAATGA
- a CDS encoding pyridoxal phosphate-dependent aminotransferase — protein MRLDVSERSKMIVQSEIRNMTLECNRCGGINLAQGVCDLEVPKVVIDGACEAMRQGTNAYTRYDGLQVIRDAIAHKFRTFNKAEIDPDSNIIVSAGATGAFYSACMALLNPGDEVIIFEPFYQYHVNTVLAVGARPVFVSMRGEDWRIDIDELRSAINDRTRAVVINTPGNPSGKVFPKEELKAIGDVCIEKDLFLFSDEIYEYFVYDGLRHVSPWSLEELRERTIVISGYSKTFSITGWRLGYAVCDERWAQMIGYVNDLVYVCAPAPLQVGVAKGIMELPPSYYEDVARIYQAKRDMMVDALRKVGMEPIVPRGAYYILADVSKIPGVSSKERTLWLLSKTKVASVPGSAFYSTGNGENFVRYCFAKDTTILKRSIDGLKMLNTL, from the coding sequence ATGAGGCTGGACGTCAGCGAGCGCTCGAAGATGATAGTGCAGTCCGAGATAAGGAACATGACGCTGGAGTGCAACCGGTGCGGGGGCATCAACCTGGCGCAGGGGGTGTGCGACCTCGAGGTGCCGAAGGTCGTCATCGACGGCGCCTGCGAGGCGATGAGGCAGGGCACGAACGCCTACACGAGATATGACGGGCTGCAGGTCATAAGGGACGCGATAGCCCACAAGTTCAGAACGTTCAATAAGGCCGAGATCGACCCTGATAGCAATATCATCGTGTCCGCAGGGGCGACCGGTGCCTTCTACTCGGCCTGCATGGCCCTGCTGAACCCGGGGGACGAGGTCATCATCTTCGAGCCCTTCTACCAGTACCACGTGAACACGGTGCTGGCGGTCGGGGCTAGGCCTGTCTTCGTGAGCATGAGGGGGGAGGATTGGAGGATAGACATCGATGAGCTCCGCTCCGCCATCAACGATAGGACGAGGGCGGTGGTGATAAACACCCCCGGGAACCCTTCGGGAAAGGTGTTCCCAAAGGAGGAGCTGAAGGCGATAGGGGACGTTTGCATCGAGAAGGACCTCTTCCTGTTCTCCGACGAGATCTACGAGTATTTCGTGTACGACGGGCTGAGGCACGTCAGCCCTTGGTCATTGGAGGAGCTGAGGGAAAGGACGATCGTGATCTCAGGCTACTCGAAGACGTTCAGCATCACCGGCTGGAGGCTCGGGTACGCGGTCTGCGATGAGCGGTGGGCGCAGATGATAGGGTATGTGAACGACCTTGTGTATGTGTGCGCGCCGGCGCCGCTGCAGGTCGGGGTGGCGAAGGGCATAATGGAGCTGCCACCGTCGTATTATGAGGATGTAGCGAGGATATACCAGGCGAAGAGGGACATGATGGTGGATGCCCTGAGGAAGGTGGGGATGGAGCCGATAGTGCCGAGGGGGGCGTATTATATTCTGGCAGATGTCAGTAAGATCCCAGGCGTAAGTTCTAAAGAAAGAACGCTATGGTTGCTATCCAAGACAAAAGTTGCGTCTGTCCCTGGCTCGGCTTTTTATTCAACGGGCAATGGAGAGAATTTTGTCAGGTATTGCTTTGCAAAAGATACGACCATCCTGAAAAGATCGATCGATGGTCTGAAGATGTTGAATACCTTATGA